The Mastacembelus armatus chromosome 4, fMasArm1.2, whole genome shotgun sequence genome segment AATCCTCATGTGACAACTGAGATAGCACAGTGTATTGCTATTGAAGAATATGTGACAATTTGAATATCATGATATTGATCTAAAATATATCTGTAAGTTTTAATATTGAACTGAAATCAGGGGGAAACCAGCGACTGATTGTTCAAGTAGAAAAACCCTGATTCTAAAACATTATGATATGCTttctaaaaaaaactgtagaGATCATATGATTTGTAGTAATGCACATTACAAGCAGTAAAGAAAAAGCCTCGCTACAAAGAAATTGTACAAAGGGGCAATAAGAGAGTATAGGAACATGTTTTATTccaattttaaacatttaaaggagAAGGCtatgaaaatcattttcatgtttcaatGAGGTTCAGGCAACAGTGgttgaaataaaacatataaaagagCAATATGgctaaaatactgtaaatcaatAACCATTAGGACCCTTTACATGAGGGCATTGCATGAAAACAGTATCTCACCCGCCCACACCCTCCCCAACctaacaaacacatgcaattaAACACTTatcttaaaaacagcagttcaTCATAAATCttaaatatagaataaaattGTCCTTTTTGATAATCACATACttagtgtttatttgttttaaaaactggaCCATGAAATTCACAGGTCCTCTGATTTTTCACAACATTGGCACTTGTTAAAGAGTCTGGCTTTACAAAGAAAGGGGATTGGCACACTCATTGTACATAATATACATTTGgtatacttaaaaaaaaaaaaaaaaaaaaaatcaaacaaaaatacattactTTCAATTTGTACACCACTACACAAAGTTTATCTgaactcttaaaaaaaaaaaaaaaactcatcttAAGTGGTCCTAAATACATGTTAAGGTTTGtgaacctgaaaaaaaaaaaaagatgcaaagacAGTTTTTAATATCACCATATGTCCATCCCTCTAACCAGAACGGATATCAAGCATAAGCAATAGCCATCAAAAGTGTAGACACGTACACACACCTCAGAGTATTGACGAGCGTGCTTGAATAGACGTCTAAGATGCATGAATACAGGCCCATCGCTGAGGTGCAGTTTCAGTGCCTTCGACccagggaaagaaaacacagtccAATCAAGTAcaggggggggggcagagacTGGCAgtcatgtaaacacacagcTTACTCATTCATTAACCTGTTATTATAACCACCAAAATATTATAATGGCCGTTTTAGTACCTTCACTTGGCaagtgttttaataaatacatcGATACCGAGGCTTAAGACATTAagattcattttgaaaaaaaaaaaaacaaaaaaatgtaaatatccaaaaggcaaaaaaaagtGCAGTAATTTCATCAAAGAGATCTGGGTCAAGTTACAACAAATGTTTAACTTTTGAGATTGTTTGCTGTGATTGATTTTGCTGGGTACTGTGTTTTGCACTGGATTGTCATACACACATTCTCCAACTCACCTTCTATGCAGAATaaagcatatacagtacaaacCATCTGactttttctgaaaatgaaaaccgAAGAAAGCTTTAAAAGAGCACACCATCATGCCAACACTGGAGCCTCGGGTGGTCACCCTCATTTTAATTAGCTTCCTCACGGCAGCCTATTCAAGTCTATGTGCTGGATCGCTAATTATCTTCGTACATAGGAATGAAATTTATGAGACCACACACCCGCCCTTTGGGTGCCAAGCCAAAGTTCAGGGGAAAGAAGCGTGCTTCCTGAAAGCTGTCGATTTTCAAAACACAATTAGACATCACCCTTTTATCCCAAGTGTGTAGAGCACAAATTTCCTTGCCAGACCAGAGTTTGCCAGTTTATCCATCCACTCAAATACACATGCACTTAAAGATAGAACTAAAAAGTGTGCTCAGTTGTGGCACCTATAAAATCAAATTCTGTTAGCAAGTGATTgtgtaaagcaaaaaaaaaaaagaaaaaaaaaagaaaacacctttAAATGTCGACTAAAGCACCAAATATTAACCCTTTAACAAAAACTGCTGAATAAACATGATGACAGCCAAAATAAACTTACTTTCTCAAAGTCAGAGCCTTTACATCTCAAAACAGCTGCACTTGGCATAGATATACATGTCCCTCCTTCATTAAAGTGTTTCAGAACGCACCAAGATAATGGCTTTATTAATACAACATACAGGTTTGCATGACGGCTTCTAAGATCTCTCTCTCAACAGGTGCACCTGACTAAAATCAAGGCTAAGAAGGTAGGTCACGACGCTTTTATGGAATTAAAAAGAGTAAAGGaaaaatcaccaaaaaaaaaaaaaaaaaaaacaactttgaatTGTAAACCGTTTGGCAAACAATTTAAAATCTTAATTCTTCTGTTTAATGTGACCCAGCCAGCTCTTTCAATGTGCACAAAAAGTTCAAAATGTCTCATCACCCCTTTTCTGACTCCTACACAGATATTTCAAAAGTCCATTATGGCAGCATGCAGTCATATAGTGGAAATTATCATAAAGccaaaaacatcagcatgtaATTTAAAAGACGATGGTTGGGTGCAAGGACAGTACATATGTGCTATTGCACCCTGGGAAACTCAACTTCTTTTAATGTTAGTTGTTATCTTCCTCCAAAGGGGAGAAGGTGGGGAACAAAGAGCCAAACAGCCAGTAGACTTCCCTCAGGAATGCCATATACATGGACTGCTGCATTCCTCCCTCACTGGACCTGAGCCATCAACCTCTACTGCATGTCAACACCCTCCTGATTCAAAGCCAGCCTTGTTAATTAATTGCACCTCTTGCTCTCTATCATCCATAGAGTCCTTTCATTTCTTCCAAAGCTGCTAGTAGTAGCCCTTGTGATGAAAAAGTTATGAAAGCTTACCTGAATTACACTGTGCAGACAAAAATAACCATCTATCAACTTTCAGCTTAATGGAATATTTTAAACAACTATCAGGCAAGAGACACGATATGGGACTGGTACCAATAGCCAAACACACATCcctaaaaaatgcaaaataagcAAGCTTCCTTGAACAGTAAACAACTATGATTTTCCTATTTGCATAAAGCACAAACCTGAAATGGAAACCGTGTTTTCCCATTGTcaagcatttaaaaacagaactgcAACAACCAAATATATGAAGTATCATTAAAAAGATAGAACACGTGTCCATAAAATAGTTTTGATATTTTACAGCAGTATAAAATCTCCTCCCGTCTCTTAGGTTGGAAAAACTGTGAGCTGACAAAGGGAGGAAGTCTCATTTACTGTATCAACAATACACAGATCCGATTGATAAATTAGacatacaaaaaacagaacTATTTACTCTCTTGCTATCTGTTTCGGTTTATAAAACGTTGGCCGAACAATGTggcaaaataaatttaattgtAGAGACGAGTCCATTTGGATTTGTGAATGAAGCTAATGGCCGCGCAAAAGCTTTAATTCTACAACTGACTACTGCACCGCACTAAACTGGAATCATCGTTCACACGTTGTACACAGGAAGATAATTCTCACcatcagaggaaacaaaaaagtaaTCACAGTAATAATACTTCAGACAACTGTCAACATAAGAGAAAACCCCACATAAAGCGAGCCGCTATGTAATCAACATCTGAATGATCAAACATAAGAGAAAAGTCACACTTCATTTTTGGCAATACCAGTTCCGAAATGTTTTGTTAGTATGTGAAGCACTTGTGGGATCATCAGGACACTGGCAATATAATTATATTTACAGAACAAAGGTTTGTGGTCTGAATTTGGCAACGATACAAAATAACTGGGAAGTTGATAAATCAGTATATAAATACTTAGTGTAGTCTTAACACTATAAAATGAGGGCCGGTGCATAAGGAACGTATCGAGACCCTTTATGGAGGGTTGCATTTCTTTAGCTCAGTTTTAACCGAAGAACCAGGGCAGTAAGTTCGTGACCAAGATGTtaacagctgaaaatattttaagtcCAGAGAGAGCGTGTAGTCATCTCTGTGTAGCCCTCACTCTGTGTGAGCagcatgaaaatgttatttacattCAGCAGAGCCTCTACGCTCTGATTTAGGGCAGGgctaacaaaacacacacacacacacacacacacacacactattcagGATTAACTACTGTACCTCACTGCATCCCAGCACTGCCTGATAATTTATTCCTATCATCATAATTAGTTACCCGTTGCAGATGAGCTGAGTCTACAGTCTGCAGCCTGGTGATCTGCCCTGTTGCGTAGTGTGTAGCGTGCATGTGGTAAATAAGAAGGGGAGAGAGCCCTTTGTCCATGAAAGCACACTCTACCCAGAGAAGGCCttcaacccacacacacaaacactggtgaCAATGTAgtgtaaagaaagaaagacagaagtcAAGGCAAGGGCCCAAAGAGGACTAGGAAGAGTCCCGCAGCAGCTCCCCATGCAAAGGGGGTCAAATGGAGGGAGTGTCATATTTGagtgtgtttgatgtgtgtttgtgcgaggcaaaacaaaaagggaaaCCACCAACTGAGGAGAGAAATGGACAGAAGGGGTAGAAGTGCCTTAGTAAAGTCTGAATCTCCTTGAGCAGCAGTCATGTTCATGCAGATGTATAAATGTggggtctgtgtctgtgtgtgtgtgtgtgtgtgtgtgtgtgtgtgtgtgtgtgtgtgtgtgtgtgtgtgtgtgtgtgtttgtgggagtGGGGTTGGCTGCAGgtctcttgctctctccctcGCCATCTTTCCTTTTGTCCTTCACACCAGGTTGTATTCTTTGAGGTTGATCTGCAGGATGGTGTCTTTGACGGCAGCGAAGACGAAGCGGATGTTCTCCGTGTCGGTGGCGCATGTGAAATGGGAGTAGATGATCTTGTCACTGTCTGGATTCAAGTCCACAAACATCTTCAAGATGAACTCCCGACCTGCCTGGCCATCCCGCTGGGGACCTGGGAAAAAACATAATCCATctttttttgtctatttatcATTTCATGTCAGTGATTATCATTATCCCGATTGCATTTCTCAGAATGGGGTAAAATAGtatcttttttttataaatgtggaAAAGGGTCATATGCCAAAAATACTGAGAActgctgtgtaaaataaatgtcagtttgtAGTAAAGGAATATAACCACAAGGTGTCACTCTACAACCACAAAAGTACGTGAAAGGATCAGACCAAAGTACAGTCATAGATCGAGAGACTCGAGATGTTCATATTGACATTGTTAAAATAGAGCCACTTTCACTGTTACAATACAAACCAAGCAGTCTGCTCTTCATGAGTGTAAGGGACATTTAAACAAGTGTGgctggaaaaagacaaacaaaaattcaCAGCTACAGTATTAAACCCACAGCCTGAACAAAGACTCTAACCTGTATGTGTAATTAATGAAATCAATTCATTGCTGAGGCTTGTCCTACAATACAAATCCATTCAGAGCTGGCAGACTATACGAAATGAATAATGCTATGAAAATGTCTAATAAAGAGGAGGATAAGGGGATAATCAAATCACCATCAAACTCTGGAAAGTAGTCAACCAGGTGGGAATACATGATCTTCTCCTCCAGCAGGTCCTTCTTGTTGAGGAAGAGGATGACAGAGGAGTTTTGGAACCAGGGGTATGTGATAATGGTCCTGAACAGAGCTTTACTCTCCTCCATACGATTCTGACAACACAAAGATaaagaataagaaaagaaacaaaattagGACACAAATCCCAAATCCAAATTTTATTTACCTAAATCTGCAATACTTTCTCTTCTAATATGACTGCCAACATTGCTAGCATAGCTTAGCAGTGATCAATACCCAGTTAGTGAAGCTAACATTCTCAGTGTAATGTCTAAGTGCTTCttctgacacacaaacattagaaTAATAGTGGCTGTAGCTGGATGGTGCCACGGTGAGGCAGCTTATTACAGTGAAGGGTTTTTCTAGTAAAACAATCAGGGAACACTCACAATTGTCAAACAACCCACAGAATGAGACTTGTCCTGTTGTGTTAACTGATCCAGGAATGCATTTAATATAAGCTTTATTTCTCCAAACAAAACTGtgctgcaaacacaaaatgaaacacacacgTGAAGTTGGAAACCTGCTTATGCAAACTATAATACTTAAAGCTGAGAGCAACATggctcttcttttcctctttctaatTTAAAGCGCCTGCCAGGTTCACTCACACATTTTAGTTTGGGTCAAAATATTATCCTGACCACAGATGAAATCTAAGGTGTCTGTCAGGGTCAGAGCCTTGATCTTGAGCCTGTCAACACATCAGGATAATCTCTGCACACTGCCTCGTCTTAGCCTGCAACCATTAAAGAAAGTGTGAGGCTTAACACCTGGGAGCATGATACAGGCAGGAAAAACACATCAACAGAaacctgcaaaaataaaagcatatttctctgtgtgtgtattcaatAAGGCAACACAACTGAGCAGGCCCAGTGAAGATAAAGCACAATATAGTGTATGTGTGAAGTTGCCAGAGCAGTCAAACATTGACGCTGGTAAACTGCTGATTATGATTCTGAACAGCAGATACAGTGAGTCAAAGCTGGCAGACAGATCTGGTTTATGAAGTCCAGTGGTCATATGCCCTGGTCAGAAAAAGGGTCTGTTGTCAGGATAGACACAGAGGGCATGCATGGCCGGATCAAATTAACTTTATTAGCAATGCTTCTTTCTGAACGGTCAGAGGGAATAGAGCCAACTCATGAGCAAAACAAGGACTTGATTATTGAGAATTAtcaaaaaaaactgcatgtttgCATAATATACATGCAGCACAAAAAGTTATATACATGATACTGAGATGTTATTAATCTATATATAATATGTTATAGCAAACAGTTGCCTATTTATACCTCCAGCacacattagcatttatttgaAGCCACCTGCTGATTGAAAGTCTAATATTCACACTCTATGGCTCAGTTTTAGCTCTGCATCAACTCCTGAGGGATCTTCCTGTTTATTTACCTGCTAAATGGTGCAATAGCACCACAAAGTTAGCGACCATTGCAAGCTATTCACCAAGGTGTTTATCATTTTGTGCTGATCTGGTAGCATACAGCAGATTTGTTTGCTGCTGGAAATGAGGTTAGAGTTGTgggctgtaaaaccaaaacaatgagctgctCATTTCAAGGGAAATGCATGTCAACCATGTAAAATTCAAGTCATGGAAGTGAAATAATGCTGCACTCAATTCAGAAATCACGACTTGTGTCTGTCTCACCTCGTTGTCCGACTCCACGAGGACCTGATCGTACTCGCTGAGTGCCACCAGAAACATGATGGAGGTGACGTTCTCAAAGCAGTGGAtccacttcctcctctctgacctctgaccccctACATCCACCATCCTGTTTGGTACAGTaggagaggagatggagagCGACCAGAGAGCAGAagcacagaagagaaaaaattgCAATTGATGAATCTATCACTCAAGAGCCTGTTGATCTTCACTGTTTAGTAGTAATAAGATCAGCTGAGCATGCATTGCAAAGATCTAAAAGTTAAATCTTTGGAAATACAAAGGGGGTCAAAGTATCAAACTTGAACCACAACCACCAAAGAGAAAATCCTGAAGTGATTCAGACGAGAACAAGCAAATACCTGGATCACTTTAGATCAGAAGTATAATTTTAAACAGAATCAATTATCAATGCAAACTGTCACTCATTTTGCAAAACGTTTTTCATTAAGGTTTATTTTTAGTGGTCGGTCAGTTTGTTTCTAGGACAGTGTGCTCTGATTGACATATCCAGTGTGGTCCAGTCCAAAAACCCCTTTTGCACCAAGAATTTGAGCAGAACAAATGTGAACTGAGAATCTGCAGTGTGAATCACAAAGACAAGCCAAACCTTCCCTAAGGTGAATCAAAATAACCACAAGAaattgtatgtgtatgtgcaaacACTGGTGTTTTTTCTTGCTCTTCAATAAAGTAAAGGCAGTAGATTACATGCAGGAAATAGAACGTGAGCCTATAAAAGTTTTAGTTGTTCAGCAGTGCCTATTAATATGTGAGGGACATGTGAGAAGCAACAGATAGAGGCTGGAGGTGAAAAAGGAGATTGGTTGaagggaaaaagaagaactAACCATGAAATTTTAAAGTACTGGGAAATACAGGAAGAAACGAAGATCGTAAAAATTGAGACAATGGGCTCTAAGGCATATGTGGGTTTTGGTTCTGGACTCTTGGATCATCTAGTTTTCAGTCCTCCTTTTTATTACTAAAAGCTAAATGCTATCTTACtacaattaaattaaactagAGACCTAAAGTTTAGTAACAATGGAGgagggacagaaagagaaacagttgGATTGTTTTGTTGGTCCATTTAAACTAACTGAGctttaagagaaaacaaaaattcaaGTGGTGATTTAAACTTATGAAACTTATAAGTTACACAGTTTTTGGCTCATTTTCATAGACAATTTAACCAAATACTAATTACCATCATAAAGCTACACAGTGAAACTTTGATCACACATCATCAAGGTGAAGTCAGTCTGCAAGTCTGCCAGGAGGATAAATTAACTCCTCCAGAAGAGCCATCctaaaataaaacttcacatCAGACGAcctccttttttcccctctaacAAGGATAAATGACCTACTTCGTACGATAAGCTCTCCTATGCTGGACAAGCCAAGtgaaacaacattttctgtGGCTTCAAAAGCCAATTAAACGAGAAGGAAGCAAGCCTAACGTAGACATTTGTCTATGAAAGCCGTCTTTGTTGCAGTTTCTGCCCTGCCAGCTGAGGAGAACCGTACAGTCCCACGTGCTATGTACTTCCCACATATTTGTCTGAGGGACTTCTCATTACAAGATTATCACACATACATAAATCACTAAATTAAGAAACCTTTGCAATCACACGTTCTTCCAATAAAGACTGTCACCTCACATTCATTCCTactttatatttgcattttcagtCTCTTAACAACAACTCTTAACATCACTGAGAGCATGTATCACTTCCCCATCAGCAGCACAGCCAAGCAGCGTAGAGCCTAGCTGCAGCAGGGTTGCTGGGAACCTCTTCGGCACAACTTCATTGCAAGCGAGTTATTTCTAGCCTTGCCAAGCGTAGGAGGGGGCTAACATGATGGCTTCCTATTGATTTGCACTCTTCTGTAATCGCTCTTGTTCCCTGCGTCTCTCTCAATCTCCTcaacttctctttttttttttgcaagagaaggaggaagagaagctGCTCTATCTCTTGGTGGCAGGTCCTAGAACTATCTCTGTGCCGAGTCTTTGTGCTGCTCAGAAAAAGTGTGAAGAAATAtcatgtaaaaatgtctttatgaaGGGTTTTTTCTCATTATCTACACTGTTCTTTTCACACCAAAGACTGACTACACTGCCTGgcaaaaaatatacagtgtatacAGTGTACCCCGCCAAGTCGCGGTTCAGAGTTCGCGGCCTCAGTCGTTCGCAGATTTATCCTTAGAACCTAACTAATAATTcgtaataatgttaataataatgtttgtgGAAACCGCAACTATCCTctgcatttttaatcaataattttaacGCTAAATGATTCAGAACCACATCatttactaatttaggtcaGTAATTTCTTTACTAGCAATGTATTAAGttgaaatgacatttgaaatgaaaaagtgttttgggagcatatTTTGCTAGACCATCTGATCCCAGCACACATTTGCTGAGGAACAAACTTATGCAACAGCACAACATTTCTTTCCATTCTGAGTTGCACTGACTTGTTGAAGCATTTTGATTATCCTGTCATCAATACAACATCATggctaaaatgatctccagcATAACCCAAAACAACTGAgttaaaatgtgcagaaaaaataaactccATTAATGGGGCCTGTACCGTGTGCACAGGAGCTGATGGGTGCATTGCATCATGATTCACTATTAAACACGATTAATTTCCTACCATGCAACTTCTCCAAATATTTAAGTGATCTTCCATCTTGTTCAGCCAAGATTTTTTTCCAATGAAATCTCTTCAGTGAAGTTGACAGTTCACCATTATGCTTCCAGGTTTTAATAAAGCACTGGATTCTTAGCCCAATTGCAGTAATCAGCAATTCAGCAATCTCCTAAGTTGTCTTGTTTGGTTGATGCAGGCCAGTAATTTGACCCTTatggaacaaaaacatttcttccaTGACTACAGAATACATCTACCGAATGAGAAGCTGCTCACTGCATCAGTTAGGGCTAAGAGGACCGTTCCCAGCTGAAACATATCAAATCACTGCCGTAATTATCAGATCAAAGGCTCTTATGCATTTTTATTACCAGTCAATCTGCCAGTTTTTTGATTAATGGTGTAGACTCTAAACAGTACATCTGAGGAAGTAACAAGGGAGTGTTTGCATGAGATTCTTTCTTGAATTTAGCTAAAAGTTAGAATCAAGAGGTGTATGATAAAACTCAATTTCTGATATATTCTATAGATGATTTACATTTTCTCAGCAACAGAAAACAACCTCACTGTCTAAACTGCACCAAAGCTATATTTAATTACTGCTAATACAAACAGAACATCCTactgctgcagcttcagcaAAAAATTAGCCTTTATTTTGACGCATCTAATGGAAGTACATTGTCAGAGGTCAGTGCTAACCCCAGATGTTCATCAAACATGCATCTACACAAAACGGGACAATGTGCATTGAGCTGTTGGATGAAGAAAATTACCAATAGTCACCGATTTAATTTATCAATATTTTCACCTTTAGCAGATTGTACTGTAACCTTacaaattaaatgcaataaaagtaaaataatagaCTCAGTCATTGGGTTGAAACACAAATGGGGACACAAAATATGTTGCAGGTGACATATGAACATACTCAGTCTTCAGAGACCCTTATTCAAAATGGAAACACTAGTATACGAAACTGGGGTTAGTAAGAATAGTGTAGTTCTTTGTCTACCTGAAAATGATGCTTTGCAAGTCGAAAGGGTATTCTATAATCCCAGTGGTTGGGATTCGAACCCTAAGCACATCTT includes the following:
- the LOC113128969 gene encoding guanine nucleotide-binding protein G(q) subunit alpha-like isoform X1 — encoded protein: MTIDSIMACCLSEEAKESKRINAEIEKQLRRDKKDARRELKLLLLGTGESGKSTFIKQMRIIHGSGYTDEDKKGFTKLVYQNIFTSMQAMIRATENLKIPFKYEQNKNNALLVREVDVEKVSSFNQPYIGAIKMLWADPGIQEAFDRRREYQLSDSTKYYLSDLDRIAESSYLPTQQDVLRVRIPTTGIIEYPFDLQSIIFRMVDVGGQRSERRKWIHCFENVTSIMFLVALSEYDQVLVESDNENRMEESKALFRTIITYPWFQNSSVILFLNKKDLLEEKIMYSHLVDYFPEFDGPQRDGQAGREFILKMFVDLNPDSDKIIYSHFTCATDTENIRFVFAAVKDTILQINLKEYNLV